In Harmonia axyridis chromosome X, icHarAxyr1.1, whole genome shotgun sequence, a single window of DNA contains:
- the LOC123685598 gene encoding oxysterol-binding protein-related protein 8 isoform X1, whose amino-acid sequence MSQSHQGPTSPGSSHVSSNPYVFPATPGSGKSVKSEERKSRALSNILPKLPSSDSLANTPGALSFENFDHTVGDKDRLQTPDPTSKLTRKESYKAQRKNYRREKKRVTNELLNSLKDPSVVVLADWLKIRGTLKSWTKLWCVLKPGLLVLYKSPKAKSSHWVGTILLNSCKVIERPSKKDGFCFKLYNPLDQSIWAPRGPENETIGAVVQPLPSSYSIFRAPSQASGMCWLDALEISIRNNTALVRSVSNKSGSANHETQWNEADYEKHFHNDLDDMSQPENGAHLSTGDCEMTDSESDISAKEEEIDDEPPETPYIPVPEEEFGGSGAQVEELAEENKSLIWYLVKQVRPGMDLSKVVLPTFILEPRSFLDKLTDAYYHADILSSAVMEDDAFTRMKSIVRWYLSGFYKKPKGLKKPYNPILGETFRCYWLNPNGSKTFYIAEQVSHHPPMSAFYVSNRQDGYSISASILARSKFYGNSTSAILDGTAVLTLLPRGEDYTMTIPYAHCKGILVGTLTMELGGKVTIDCEKTGYYTEIEFKLKPFLGRSDQTNCISGKLKLGNETLATLEGYWDGVVTLKDKRTGEQSTLWNPTDKLRKSRLMRHTVPIDKQEDFESERLWQHVSAAILREDMIAATEEKTILEEAQRARSKERKAKCEDWLPNHFQQDLKSGRWVYMHSDLRPWDPRNDLYQYEFDYVISTRTKHLTPMIRTSSIISVDPQQQYLQGETRSLSMKISKRKIPQKQVSSDADINDSATTSEEFHSDSTQSVKNMPKSSGVLMAIHDLQKCVKDQGEKIAELQGSINNMLESCRLRNGPTYVEMFLIVLVAGCMQALFLYLS is encoded by the exons ATGTCTCAATCACATCAAGGACCAACCAGTCCTGGATCTAGTCATGTGAGCTCTAATCCCTATGTTTTTCCTGCCACTCCTGGATCAGGAAAAAGCGTTAAATCGGAAGAGAGAAAATCAAGAGCATTGTCCAATATATTGCCAAAATTACCATCTAGTGATTCACTCGCTAATACACCAG gtGCTCTAAGTTTTGAAAACTTTGACCATACTGTAGGTGATAAAGATCGT TTGCAGACCCCAGATCCTACTTCCAAGCTCACTAGAAAGGAGTCTTATAAAgcacaaagaaaaaattatagacGAGAAAAAAAGAGAGTAACCAATGAATTGTTGAACTCGTTGAAAGATCCATCAGTTGTAGTTCTTGCTGATTGGCTTAAAATTAGAGGTACTTTGAAGTCATGGACGAAACTGTGGTGTGTGCTTAAACCGGGACTTTTGGTACTTTACAAAAGTCCTAAGGCAAAA AGCAGTCATTGGGTTGGGACAATACTGCTTAATTCATGCAAAGTAATAGAGAGACCCAGTAAAAAAGATGGCTTTTGTTTCAAACTCTATAACCCTCTAGATCAATCAATTTGGGCCCCAAGGGGACCAGAAAATGAAACAATTG GTGCCGTTGTTCAACCACTTCCCAGCTCTTACTCCATATTTAGAGCCCCCTCTCAAGCATCTGGAATGTGTTGGTTGGATGCCTTGGAAATATCTATAAGAAATAATACTGCCTTGGTCCGATCAGTGAGTAATAAATCTGGCAGTGCAAATCACGAAACACAATGGAACGAAGCAGATTATGAGAAACATTTCCACAATG atcttGATGATATGAGTCAACCTGAGAATGGAGCTCACTTGAGCACAGGTGACTGTGAGATGACAGATTCAGAATCAGATATTTCtgcaaaagaagaagaaatagatgACGAGCCTCCAGAAACTCCTTATATTCCAGTTCCTGAGGAAGAATTTGGTGGA tctGGTGCACAAGTGGAGGAGCTAGCTGAAGAAAACAAATCACTCATATGGTATCTGGTTAAACAGGTTAGACCAGGAATGGACTTGAGCAAAGTTGTTTTACCTACTTTCATTCTTGAGCCACGTTCGTTCCTAGACAAACTGACAGATGCCTATTATCATGCTGATATATTATCAAG tgCTGTTATGGAGGATGATGCTTTCACAAGGATGAAGTCTATTGTTCGATGGTATTTGTCAGGATTTTACAAGAAACCGAAGGGTTTGAAGAAACCCTACAATCCCATTTTAGGTGAAACGTTTCGGTGCTACTGGCTCAATCCTAACGGTTCCAAAACGTTCTATATAGCCGAACAAGTATCTCATCATCCTCCT ATGTCGGCATTTTATGTGTCCAATAGGCAAGATGGGTATTCTATTAGTGCTAGCATTCTTGCTAGATCTAAGTTTTATGGCAACTCTACATCAGCCATTTTGGATGGCACGGCTGTTTTGACTTTACTGCCACGTGGTGAAGATTACACAATGACCATACCTTATGCTCACTGTAAAGGAATATTAGTAGGGACGCTGACAATGGAACTTGGTGGCAAAGTAACCATTGATTGCGAGAAAACTGGATATTATACCGAAATCGAATTTAAATTGAAG CCATTCTTGGGTAGATCCGATCAAACCAACTGTATCTCTGGTAAATTAAAACTGGGAAATGAAACTTTAGCTACATTAGAAGGGTATTGGGATGGTGTTGTAACATTGAAAGATAAAAGAACCGGTGAACAATCCACCTTGTGGAACCCCACAGATAAATTAAGGAAAAGTAGACTCATGCGTCATACTGTACCAATTGATAAGCAGGAAGATTTTGAATCGGAGAGATTGTGGCAACATGTTTCAGCTGCAATTTTAAGGGAAGATATGATTGCCGCTACGGAAGAAAAAACAATCCTGGAGGAAGCACAAAGAG cTCGTTCCAAAGAACGTAAAGCAAAATGTGAAGATTGGTTGCCAAACCATTTCCAGCAGGATTTGAAGAGTGGCCGTTGGGTGTACATGCATTCTGATTTGCGACCTTGGGATCCTCGTAACGATTTGTATCAATACGAATTCGACTATGTTATATCAACAAGAACGAAACATTTAACTCCGATGATAAGAACCTCAAGTATTATTAGTGTGGATCCTCAGCAG caaTATTTACAGGGAGAAACTAGATCACTCAGTATGAAAATATCTAAAAGGAAAATACCACAGAAACAGGTCTCTTCAGATGCTGATATAAACGATAGCGCTACAACTTCCGAGGAATTTCATTCTGATTCAACACAATCTGTGAAAAATATGCCAAAATCATCAGg GGTTCTGATGGCCATTCATGACCTTCAAAAATGCGTTAAAGATCAAGGAGAGAAAATAGCAGAGCTTCAAGGTAGTATAAACAATATGCTGGAAAGCTGTCGATTGAGAAATGGTCCAACTTATGTTGAAATGTTTTTAATTGTTTTGGTAGCCGGATGTATGCAAGCTCTCTTCTTATATTTATCGTAG
- the LOC123685598 gene encoding oxysterol-binding protein-related protein 8 isoform X3, translating to MSQSHQGPTSPGSSHVSSNPYVFPATPGSGKSVKSEERKSRALSNILPKLPSSDSLANTPGALSFENFDHTVGDKDRLQTPDPTSKLTRKESYKAQRKNYRREKKRVTNELLNSLKDPSVVVLADWLKIRGTLKSWTKLWCVLKPGLLVLYKSPKAKSSHWVGTILLNSCKVIERPSKKDGFCFKLYNPLDQSIWAPRGPENETIGAVVQPLPSSYSIFRAPSQASGMCWLDALEISIRNNTALVRSVSNKSGSANHETQWNEADYEKHFHNDLDDMSQPENGAHLSTGDCEMTDSESDISAKEEEIDDEPPETPYIPVPEEEFGGSGAQVEELAEENKSLIWYLVKQVRPGMDLSKVVLPTFILEPRSFLDKLTDAYYHADILSSAVMEDDAFTRMKSIVRWYLSGFYKKPKGLKKPYNPILGETFRCYWLNPNGSKTFYIAEQVSHHPPMSAFYVSNRQDGYSISASILARSKFYGNSTSAILDGTAVLTLLPRGEDYTMTIPYAHCKGILVGTLTMELGGKVTIDCEKTGYYTEIEFKLKPFLGRSDQTNCISGKLKLGNETLATLEGYWDGVVTLKDKRTGEQSTLWNPTDKLRKSRLMRHTVPIDKQEDFESERLWQHVSAAILREDMIAATEEKTILEEAQRARSKERKAKCEDWLPNHFQQDLKSGRWVYMHSDLRPWDPRNDLYQYEFDYVISTRTKHLTPMIRTSSIISVDPQQGETRSLSMKISKRKIPQKQVSSDADINDSATTSEEFHSDSTQSVKNMPKSSGVLMAIHDLQKCVKDQGEKIAELQGSINNMLESCRLRNGPTYVEMFLIVLVAGCMQALFLYLS from the exons ATGTCTCAATCACATCAAGGACCAACCAGTCCTGGATCTAGTCATGTGAGCTCTAATCCCTATGTTTTTCCTGCCACTCCTGGATCAGGAAAAAGCGTTAAATCGGAAGAGAGAAAATCAAGAGCATTGTCCAATATATTGCCAAAATTACCATCTAGTGATTCACTCGCTAATACACCAG gtGCTCTAAGTTTTGAAAACTTTGACCATACTGTAGGTGATAAAGATCGT TTGCAGACCCCAGATCCTACTTCCAAGCTCACTAGAAAGGAGTCTTATAAAgcacaaagaaaaaattatagacGAGAAAAAAAGAGAGTAACCAATGAATTGTTGAACTCGTTGAAAGATCCATCAGTTGTAGTTCTTGCTGATTGGCTTAAAATTAGAGGTACTTTGAAGTCATGGACGAAACTGTGGTGTGTGCTTAAACCGGGACTTTTGGTACTTTACAAAAGTCCTAAGGCAAAA AGCAGTCATTGGGTTGGGACAATACTGCTTAATTCATGCAAAGTAATAGAGAGACCCAGTAAAAAAGATGGCTTTTGTTTCAAACTCTATAACCCTCTAGATCAATCAATTTGGGCCCCAAGGGGACCAGAAAATGAAACAATTG GTGCCGTTGTTCAACCACTTCCCAGCTCTTACTCCATATTTAGAGCCCCCTCTCAAGCATCTGGAATGTGTTGGTTGGATGCCTTGGAAATATCTATAAGAAATAATACTGCCTTGGTCCGATCAGTGAGTAATAAATCTGGCAGTGCAAATCACGAAACACAATGGAACGAAGCAGATTATGAGAAACATTTCCACAATG atcttGATGATATGAGTCAACCTGAGAATGGAGCTCACTTGAGCACAGGTGACTGTGAGATGACAGATTCAGAATCAGATATTTCtgcaaaagaagaagaaatagatgACGAGCCTCCAGAAACTCCTTATATTCCAGTTCCTGAGGAAGAATTTGGTGGA tctGGTGCACAAGTGGAGGAGCTAGCTGAAGAAAACAAATCACTCATATGGTATCTGGTTAAACAGGTTAGACCAGGAATGGACTTGAGCAAAGTTGTTTTACCTACTTTCATTCTTGAGCCACGTTCGTTCCTAGACAAACTGACAGATGCCTATTATCATGCTGATATATTATCAAG tgCTGTTATGGAGGATGATGCTTTCACAAGGATGAAGTCTATTGTTCGATGGTATTTGTCAGGATTTTACAAGAAACCGAAGGGTTTGAAGAAACCCTACAATCCCATTTTAGGTGAAACGTTTCGGTGCTACTGGCTCAATCCTAACGGTTCCAAAACGTTCTATATAGCCGAACAAGTATCTCATCATCCTCCT ATGTCGGCATTTTATGTGTCCAATAGGCAAGATGGGTATTCTATTAGTGCTAGCATTCTTGCTAGATCTAAGTTTTATGGCAACTCTACATCAGCCATTTTGGATGGCACGGCTGTTTTGACTTTACTGCCACGTGGTGAAGATTACACAATGACCATACCTTATGCTCACTGTAAAGGAATATTAGTAGGGACGCTGACAATGGAACTTGGTGGCAAAGTAACCATTGATTGCGAGAAAACTGGATATTATACCGAAATCGAATTTAAATTGAAG CCATTCTTGGGTAGATCCGATCAAACCAACTGTATCTCTGGTAAATTAAAACTGGGAAATGAAACTTTAGCTACATTAGAAGGGTATTGGGATGGTGTTGTAACATTGAAAGATAAAAGAACCGGTGAACAATCCACCTTGTGGAACCCCACAGATAAATTAAGGAAAAGTAGACTCATGCGTCATACTGTACCAATTGATAAGCAGGAAGATTTTGAATCGGAGAGATTGTGGCAACATGTTTCAGCTGCAATTTTAAGGGAAGATATGATTGCCGCTACGGAAGAAAAAACAATCCTGGAGGAAGCACAAAGAG cTCGTTCCAAAGAACGTAAAGCAAAATGTGAAGATTGGTTGCCAAACCATTTCCAGCAGGATTTGAAGAGTGGCCGTTGGGTGTACATGCATTCTGATTTGCGACCTTGGGATCCTCGTAACGATTTGTATCAATACGAATTCGACTATGTTATATCAACAAGAACGAAACATTTAACTCCGATGATAAGAACCTCAAGTATTATTAGTGTGGATCCTCAGCAG GGAGAAACTAGATCACTCAGTATGAAAATATCTAAAAGGAAAATACCACAGAAACAGGTCTCTTCAGATGCTGATATAAACGATAGCGCTACAACTTCCGAGGAATTTCATTCTGATTCAACACAATCTGTGAAAAATATGCCAAAATCATCAGg GGTTCTGATGGCCATTCATGACCTTCAAAAATGCGTTAAAGATCAAGGAGAGAAAATAGCAGAGCTTCAAGGTAGTATAAACAATATGCTGGAAAGCTGTCGATTGAGAAATGGTCCAACTTATGTTGAAATGTTTTTAATTGTTTTGGTAGCCGGATGTATGCAAGCTCTCTTCTTATATTTATCGTAG
- the LOC123685598 gene encoding oxysterol-binding protein-related protein 8 isoform X2 — MSQSHQGPTSPGSSHVSSNPYVFPATPGSGKSVKSEERKSRALSNILPKLPSSDSLANTPGALSFENFDHTVGDKDRTPDPTSKLTRKESYKAQRKNYRREKKRVTNELLNSLKDPSVVVLADWLKIRGTLKSWTKLWCVLKPGLLVLYKSPKAKSSHWVGTILLNSCKVIERPSKKDGFCFKLYNPLDQSIWAPRGPENETIGAVVQPLPSSYSIFRAPSQASGMCWLDALEISIRNNTALVRSVSNKSGSANHETQWNEADYEKHFHNDLDDMSQPENGAHLSTGDCEMTDSESDISAKEEEIDDEPPETPYIPVPEEEFGGSGAQVEELAEENKSLIWYLVKQVRPGMDLSKVVLPTFILEPRSFLDKLTDAYYHADILSSAVMEDDAFTRMKSIVRWYLSGFYKKPKGLKKPYNPILGETFRCYWLNPNGSKTFYIAEQVSHHPPMSAFYVSNRQDGYSISASILARSKFYGNSTSAILDGTAVLTLLPRGEDYTMTIPYAHCKGILVGTLTMELGGKVTIDCEKTGYYTEIEFKLKPFLGRSDQTNCISGKLKLGNETLATLEGYWDGVVTLKDKRTGEQSTLWNPTDKLRKSRLMRHTVPIDKQEDFESERLWQHVSAAILREDMIAATEEKTILEEAQRARSKERKAKCEDWLPNHFQQDLKSGRWVYMHSDLRPWDPRNDLYQYEFDYVISTRTKHLTPMIRTSSIISVDPQQQYLQGETRSLSMKISKRKIPQKQVSSDADINDSATTSEEFHSDSTQSVKNMPKSSGVLMAIHDLQKCVKDQGEKIAELQGSINNMLESCRLRNGPTYVEMFLIVLVAGCMQALFLYLS, encoded by the exons ATGTCTCAATCACATCAAGGACCAACCAGTCCTGGATCTAGTCATGTGAGCTCTAATCCCTATGTTTTTCCTGCCACTCCTGGATCAGGAAAAAGCGTTAAATCGGAAGAGAGAAAATCAAGAGCATTGTCCAATATATTGCCAAAATTACCATCTAGTGATTCACTCGCTAATACACCAG gtGCTCTAAGTTTTGAAAACTTTGACCATACTGTAGGTGATAAAGATCGT ACCCCAGATCCTACTTCCAAGCTCACTAGAAAGGAGTCTTATAAAgcacaaagaaaaaattatagacGAGAAAAAAAGAGAGTAACCAATGAATTGTTGAACTCGTTGAAAGATCCATCAGTTGTAGTTCTTGCTGATTGGCTTAAAATTAGAGGTACTTTGAAGTCATGGACGAAACTGTGGTGTGTGCTTAAACCGGGACTTTTGGTACTTTACAAAAGTCCTAAGGCAAAA AGCAGTCATTGGGTTGGGACAATACTGCTTAATTCATGCAAAGTAATAGAGAGACCCAGTAAAAAAGATGGCTTTTGTTTCAAACTCTATAACCCTCTAGATCAATCAATTTGGGCCCCAAGGGGACCAGAAAATGAAACAATTG GTGCCGTTGTTCAACCACTTCCCAGCTCTTACTCCATATTTAGAGCCCCCTCTCAAGCATCTGGAATGTGTTGGTTGGATGCCTTGGAAATATCTATAAGAAATAATACTGCCTTGGTCCGATCAGTGAGTAATAAATCTGGCAGTGCAAATCACGAAACACAATGGAACGAAGCAGATTATGAGAAACATTTCCACAATG atcttGATGATATGAGTCAACCTGAGAATGGAGCTCACTTGAGCACAGGTGACTGTGAGATGACAGATTCAGAATCAGATATTTCtgcaaaagaagaagaaatagatgACGAGCCTCCAGAAACTCCTTATATTCCAGTTCCTGAGGAAGAATTTGGTGGA tctGGTGCACAAGTGGAGGAGCTAGCTGAAGAAAACAAATCACTCATATGGTATCTGGTTAAACAGGTTAGACCAGGAATGGACTTGAGCAAAGTTGTTTTACCTACTTTCATTCTTGAGCCACGTTCGTTCCTAGACAAACTGACAGATGCCTATTATCATGCTGATATATTATCAAG tgCTGTTATGGAGGATGATGCTTTCACAAGGATGAAGTCTATTGTTCGATGGTATTTGTCAGGATTTTACAAGAAACCGAAGGGTTTGAAGAAACCCTACAATCCCATTTTAGGTGAAACGTTTCGGTGCTACTGGCTCAATCCTAACGGTTCCAAAACGTTCTATATAGCCGAACAAGTATCTCATCATCCTCCT ATGTCGGCATTTTATGTGTCCAATAGGCAAGATGGGTATTCTATTAGTGCTAGCATTCTTGCTAGATCTAAGTTTTATGGCAACTCTACATCAGCCATTTTGGATGGCACGGCTGTTTTGACTTTACTGCCACGTGGTGAAGATTACACAATGACCATACCTTATGCTCACTGTAAAGGAATATTAGTAGGGACGCTGACAATGGAACTTGGTGGCAAAGTAACCATTGATTGCGAGAAAACTGGATATTATACCGAAATCGAATTTAAATTGAAG CCATTCTTGGGTAGATCCGATCAAACCAACTGTATCTCTGGTAAATTAAAACTGGGAAATGAAACTTTAGCTACATTAGAAGGGTATTGGGATGGTGTTGTAACATTGAAAGATAAAAGAACCGGTGAACAATCCACCTTGTGGAACCCCACAGATAAATTAAGGAAAAGTAGACTCATGCGTCATACTGTACCAATTGATAAGCAGGAAGATTTTGAATCGGAGAGATTGTGGCAACATGTTTCAGCTGCAATTTTAAGGGAAGATATGATTGCCGCTACGGAAGAAAAAACAATCCTGGAGGAAGCACAAAGAG cTCGTTCCAAAGAACGTAAAGCAAAATGTGAAGATTGGTTGCCAAACCATTTCCAGCAGGATTTGAAGAGTGGCCGTTGGGTGTACATGCATTCTGATTTGCGACCTTGGGATCCTCGTAACGATTTGTATCAATACGAATTCGACTATGTTATATCAACAAGAACGAAACATTTAACTCCGATGATAAGAACCTCAAGTATTATTAGTGTGGATCCTCAGCAG caaTATTTACAGGGAGAAACTAGATCACTCAGTATGAAAATATCTAAAAGGAAAATACCACAGAAACAGGTCTCTTCAGATGCTGATATAAACGATAGCGCTACAACTTCCGAGGAATTTCATTCTGATTCAACACAATCTGTGAAAAATATGCCAAAATCATCAGg GGTTCTGATGGCCATTCATGACCTTCAAAAATGCGTTAAAGATCAAGGAGAGAAAATAGCAGAGCTTCAAGGTAGTATAAACAATATGCTGGAAAGCTGTCGATTGAGAAATGGTCCAACTTATGTTGAAATGTTTTTAATTGTTTTGGTAGCCGGATGTATGCAAGCTCTCTTCTTATATTTATCGTAG